The following are encoded in a window of Coriobacteriia bacterium genomic DNA:
- a CDS encoding polysaccharide deacetylase family protein encodes MVVAVLAGAAWWLTGRGGAAARQPLPVAATSGSASTSTAARTTRPSDKAANSSTATSAAASVDAASTAVSPETAAAAKASDSATAKAAQQYPGAPAVAIQPSVNQLKPHHKYIALTLDDGYNFQPDMLAFLKQHDIRCTTFLVGSWAASHKADLKLMRDAGFEIGNHSWTHPFLTRMSASQIQSELSRTQQVISSVTGNQAPYLRPPFGDTNPKVKAAAAALGYRIVMWDRTFGDSGRGATPKKLYANVVTSNGGVQPGDVILCHWGSKPSFEALKQIVPDLQAQGFQFVTISELIADSKPAK; translated from the coding sequence GTGGTCGTTGCCGTCCTCGCAGGCGCTGCCTGGTGGCTGACTGGACGTGGTGGAGCAGCAGCCCGGCAACCGTTGCCCGTGGCTGCCACGTCCGGTAGTGCTTCGACATCTACCGCTGCTCGAACGACGCGACCCTCTGATAAGGCTGCCAACAGCAGCACGGCGACTTCAGCCGCCGCCAGCGTCGATGCCGCGTCTACCGCGGTGTCTCCGGAGACGGCTGCTGCGGCCAAGGCAAGCGACAGCGCAACGGCGAAGGCGGCGCAGCAGTATCCCGGTGCTCCCGCAGTCGCGATCCAGCCTTCGGTCAACCAGCTCAAGCCTCATCACAAGTACATCGCGCTCACTCTGGACGACGGCTACAACTTCCAGCCAGACATGCTCGCGTTCCTCAAGCAGCACGACATTCGCTGCACGACCTTCCTGGTCGGCTCGTGGGCCGCATCTCACAAGGCCGACCTCAAACTAATGCGCGACGCCGGCTTCGAGATCGGCAACCATTCGTGGACCCATCCGTTCCTCACCCGGATGTCCGCCAGCCAGATTCAAAGCGAGCTATCCCGCACTCAGCAGGTCATATCCTCGGTCACTGGCAACCAGGCGCCGTATCTCAGGCCGCCATTCGGCGACACAAACCCCAAAGTGAAGGCAGCTGCGGCAGCTCTAGGCTACCGAATCGTCATGTGGGATAGGACGTTCGGCGACTCAGGCCGAGGCGCCACGCCCAAGAAGCTCTACGCCAACGTGGTCACAAGCAACGGGGGCGTGCAGCCGGGAGACGTGATTCTGTGCCATTGGGGCTCGAAGCCGTCGTTCGAAGCGCTCAAGCAGATCGTGCCGGACCTGCAGGCACAAGGCTTCCAGTTCGTGACGATCTCGGAGCTGATCGCCGACTCCAAGCCCGCGAAGTAG
- a CDS encoding SH3 domain-containing protein, with protein sequence MSGLGKIVRALIGIAVIAVLLVTVNGWYGEYKNASRVKKTASTEASGSVNSTQVVAVVGGKTVAVLTDGVVLHTTPAASAAAVRTLKKGEQLILMGTTVSGWLQLRDSKDGKMGYVVNNTANVQVQK encoded by the coding sequence GTGAGCGGACTGGGCAAGATAGTCAGGGCGTTGATTGGCATTGCGGTAATTGCCGTGTTGCTGGTCACGGTCAATGGCTGGTACGGGGAGTACAAGAACGCTTCGAGAGTCAAGAAGACCGCAAGCACCGAGGCCTCGGGCAGCGTCAACAGCACCCAGGTCGTCGCTGTGGTTGGAGGAAAGACCGTCGCCGTGCTTACTGACGGTGTCGTCTTGCACACGACGCCTGCCGCCAGCGCCGCCGCCGTACGCACTCTGAAGAAGGGCGAGCAGCTCATCCTGATGGGTACCACCGTGAGCGGTTGGCTCCAGCTGCGGGACTCGAAGGACGGCAAGATGGGCTACGTCGTGAACAACACCGCCAACGTCCAGGTGCAGAAGTAG